Proteins encoded together in one Quercus lobata isolate SW786 chromosome 3, ValleyOak3.0 Primary Assembly, whole genome shotgun sequence window:
- the LOC115982385 gene encoding lignin-forming anionic peroxidase-like produces MRNSFISHASTATVVFMLLLLSTTCKAQLSSTFYDQNCPNGLSTIRNAIRTAVSRERRMAASLIRLHFHDCFVQGCDASILLEDGERNALQNRGSARGYEIIDSAKAQVEKICPGVVSCADILAVAARDASVAVGGPSWTVKLGRRDSTTASSSLAEQELPRFTDGLDSLISRFGTKGLSARDMVALSGSHTLGQAQCSSFRGRIYNNGSDIDVGFASTRKRRCPGTSGQPGDSNLAPLDLVTPNSFDNNYFKNLLQKKGLLQSDQILFSGGSTDSIVSEYSRSPATFKSDFASAMIKMGDIGPLTGSAGQIRRICSAIN; encoded by the exons ATGAGAAATTCTTTCATTTCCCATGCAAGCACTGCGACAGTTGTGTTCATGTTGCTCCTTTTGAGCACTACATGCAAAGCGCAACTATCTTCTACATTTTATGACCAAAACTGTCCAAATGGACTAAGTACTATTCGGAATGCTATTAGAACAGCTGTTTCACGAGAACGTAGAATGGCGGCATCTCTAATTCGTCTCCATTTTCATGATTGCTTTGTTCAG GGCTGTGATGCATCAATTTTACTAGAAGATGGCGAGAGGAATGCACTGCAAAATAGGGGTTCTGCAAGAGGTTATGAGATCATAGACAGTGCAAAAGCTCAGGTAGAGAAGATATGCCCTGGAGTTGTATCTTGCGCAGATATTCTTGCAGTGGCGGCTCGAGATGCTTCCGTTGCT GTTGGTGGTCCATCTTGGACAGTGAAGCTTGGAAGAAGAGATTCCACCACTGCAAGTTCCTCTCTAGCTGAACAAGAACTTCCAAGATTTACTGACGGCCTTGATAGTCTAATATCTCGTTTTGGTACCAAAGGGCTCAGTGCAAGAGACATGGTTGCATTGTCAG GTTCCCACACACTAGGGCAAGCTCAATGTTCTTCATTTCGTGGTCGGATATACAATAATGGGAGTGACATCGATGTTGGATTTGCTAGCACACGAAAGCGTCGTTGTCCGGGTACTAGTGGACAACCTGGGGATTCAAACTTGGCACCACTTGACTTGGTGACACCAAATTCTTTTGACAACAATTACTTCAAGAATTTACTGCAAAAGAAGGGTCTCCTTCAATCGGATCAAATCCTTTTTAGCGGAGGAAGCACAGACAGTATTGTCTCAGAATATAGTAGGAGCCCTGCCACTTTTAAGTCTGATTTTGCATCTGCCATGATTAAAATGGGAGATATCGGTCCTCTCACTGGTTCAGCTGGGCAAATTAGAAGGATATGCAGTGCTATAAACTAA